The proteins below come from a single Salinilacihabitans rarus genomic window:
- a CDS encoding E3 ubiquitin ligase family protein yields MAVGLITLNKGRTARAESTRMEETETTTIHNLKPGPVEVKGTVHGTDDATLQQSPIDGTEALAVHVEVKELHSDGNGPGNWQTIFEDQTAEPMFIDDGTGEVLVDPPEDGGLNLDQSEWRVEAGDDPPEEIRTYVENEPALDLPDGVDIGPLSTGERRRYLEGTLEPGEDVYLLGTARETEAGWDNREYVIDEPTSDCDFILSDKSEATLIEEGRSSGLVFLAAGALMTVIGLASLVSPFLSV; encoded by the coding sequence GTGGCGGTGGGGCTGATCACGTTGAACAAGGGCCGTACGGCGCGGGCCGAAAGCACCCGGATGGAGGAAACCGAGACGACGACGATCCACAACCTGAAACCAGGGCCGGTCGAGGTTAAGGGGACTGTACACGGGACCGACGATGCGACCCTCCAGCAGTCCCCCATCGACGGGACGGAGGCGTTAGCCGTCCACGTCGAGGTCAAAGAATTGCACTCGGACGGCAACGGCCCGGGCAACTGGCAGACCATCTTCGAGGACCAGACGGCCGAACCCATGTTCATCGACGACGGTACCGGCGAGGTACTGGTCGACCCCCCGGAAGACGGCGGGTTGAACCTCGATCAGTCGGAATGGAGAGTCGAAGCCGGCGACGACCCGCCGGAAGAGATCCGCACGTACGTCGAGAACGAGCCCGCACTCGATCTCCCGGATGGCGTCGACATCGGTCCATTGAGCACCGGCGAGCGCCGGCGCTACCTCGAGGGCACACTCGAACCGGGCGAGGATGTCTATCTCCTCGGAACCGCTAGGGAGACCGAGGCGGGCTGGGACAATCGCGAGTACGTAATCGACGAGCCGACGTCCGATTGTGACTTCATCCTCTCGGACAAGTCGGAGGCCACGCTGATAGAGGAGGGGCGGAGCAGTGGCCTCGTCTTCCTGGCCGCTGGCGCGCTCATGACCGTGATCGGGCTGGCTTCACTCGTCTCGCCATTCCTGTCGGTATAA
- the glmU gene encoding bifunctional sugar-1-phosphate nucleotidylyltransferase/acetyltransferase, with the protein MNAIVLAAGEGTRIRPLSESLPKPMLPVADRPLVAHTVDAAVDAGADEVVLVVGYEADAVREYFGPEYRGVPVEYAVQEERAGTADAVNAAREHLDGPFAVLNGDNLYDPAAIDRLFSAAPAVCAVEVDDPRNYGVLSTADGAVTDIVEKPDDPPTNLANAGAYAFPAEASEWLDVPASERGEREITDVLARVIDRYAVSPVTLDGWLDVGRPWELLAANEWKLGDLERRIDGDVSEEAVLEGDVVVEAGATVKAGVVIEGPALVRSGASVGPNAYVRGATLLGEDSTVGHAVEVKNSVLSRGATVGHLSYVGDSVLGRDVNFGAGTTVANLRHDDDAVRFTVKGERVSTGRRKFGVVAGDGVKTGINTSLTPGLRLSAGATTTPGETVGRDR; encoded by the coding sequence ATGAACGCAATCGTTCTCGCGGCGGGCGAGGGAACGCGCATCCGCCCGCTCTCGGAGTCGCTCCCGAAACCGATGCTGCCCGTCGCCGACCGGCCGCTGGTCGCCCACACCGTCGACGCGGCAGTCGACGCCGGGGCCGACGAGGTCGTCCTCGTCGTCGGCTACGAGGCCGACGCCGTCCGGGAGTACTTCGGCCCGGAGTACCGGGGGGTGCCGGTCGAGTACGCCGTCCAGGAGGAGCGGGCGGGGACGGCCGACGCCGTGAACGCGGCGCGCGAGCACCTCGACGGGCCGTTCGCGGTGCTCAACGGCGACAACCTCTACGACCCCGCGGCGATCGATCGCCTCTTCTCCGCCGCGCCGGCGGTCTGTGCCGTCGAGGTCGACGACCCCCGTAACTACGGCGTCCTCAGCACGGCCGACGGCGCCGTGACCGACATCGTCGAGAAGCCCGACGACCCGCCGACGAACCTCGCGAACGCGGGCGCGTACGCCTTCCCCGCCGAGGCGAGCGAGTGGCTCGACGTGCCCGCCAGCGAGCGCGGCGAGCGCGAGATCACCGACGTGCTGGCGCGCGTGATCGACCGGTACGCCGTCTCGCCGGTCACCCTCGACGGCTGGCTGGACGTCGGCCGGCCGTGGGAACTGCTCGCGGCCAACGAGTGGAAACTCGGCGACCTCGAGCGGCGGATCGACGGCGACGTCAGCGAGGAGGCGGTCCTCGAGGGCGACGTCGTCGTCGAGGCGGGCGCGACGGTGAAAGCGGGCGTCGTGATCGAGGGGCCGGCGCTCGTCCGCTCGGGGGCGAGCGTCGGGCCGAACGCCTACGTCCGCGGGGCGACGCTGCTCGGCGAGGACTCGACGGTCGGCCACGCGGTCGAGGTGAAAAACAGCGTCCTCTCGCGGGGGGCGACCGTCGGCCACCTCTCGTACGTCGGCGACAGCGTCCTCGGCCGGGACGTCAACTTCGGCGCCGGCACGACCGTCGCGAACCTGCGCCACGACGACGACGCCGTCCGGTTCACCGTCAAGGGCGAGCGCGTCTCGACCGGCCGGCGCAAGTTCGGCGTCGTCGCCGGCGACGGCGTCAAGACGGGCATCAACACGAGCCTCACGCCCGGGCTGAGGCTGTCGGCGGGCGCGACGACGACCCCCGGCGAGACGGTCGGCCGGGACCGGTAG
- a CDS encoding DUF7563 family protein, translating into MSTEPTDAKWTPMASSRKTTAPRCVNCGNQVTRQFARVFGDNRDVVHACPECSTYREMKTSDFIPEELR; encoded by the coding sequence ATGTCGACGGAACCAACCGACGCGAAGTGGACCCCCATGGCGTCCTCCCGGAAGACGACCGCTCCCCGGTGTGTCAACTGCGGTAACCAGGTCACGCGGCAGTTCGCCCGCGTCTTCGGCGACAACCGCGACGTCGTCCACGCCTGTCCGGAGTGTTCGACGTATCGTGAGATGAAGACCTCCGACTTCATCCCGGAGGAACTGCGGTAA
- the glmM gene encoding phosphoglucosamine mutase, protein MFGTSGIRGTVGEDVTAALALSVGRAVGSEGYERVVVGRDVRESGDLLVDALAAGLRETGADVLEVGVASTPTIARAVGWLDADAGVAVTASHNPATDNGIKLWTPSGKAFGPDRRAAIARRVEADEYDLRPWNDLGARAEREGAIEHHARRIREAVSLPEPLEVVVDVGNGAGEITASVLDDLGCSVTTLNGQPDGTFPGRPSEPTRETLGMLAAVVEHTDADLGIGHDGDADRTMAVDETGTFVPKDALLALLACDAAGDGDRVAAPVDTSLAVEDALTARGASLTRTKVGDVYVAERATDDGVVFGGEPSGAWIWPEETLCPDGPLAACRLAELVAERGPLSALVGAVDTYPIRRTSIEVDEKAAVVERLRERVLDRYDDVDTLDGVRVDAGDGWFLLRASGTEPVIRVTAEAREERRAEELYETATALVADAAG, encoded by the coding sequence ATGTTCGGAACGAGCGGCATCCGCGGGACCGTCGGCGAGGACGTGACCGCCGCCCTCGCCCTCTCGGTCGGGCGGGCGGTGGGATCGGAGGGGTACGAACGCGTCGTCGTCGGGCGCGACGTCCGCGAGAGCGGCGACCTGCTCGTCGACGCGCTCGCGGCCGGCCTGCGAGAGACCGGCGCCGACGTCCTCGAAGTGGGGGTCGCGTCGACGCCGACGATCGCCCGGGCGGTCGGCTGGCTCGACGCGGACGCGGGCGTCGCCGTCACCGCCTCGCACAACCCGGCGACGGACAACGGGATCAAACTCTGGACCCCCTCGGGGAAGGCGTTCGGCCCCGACCGGCGGGCGGCGATCGCACGGCGCGTCGAGGCCGACGAGTACGACCTCCGGCCGTGGAACGACCTCGGCGCGCGCGCCGAGCGAGAGGGGGCGATCGAACACCACGCGCGCCGGATCCGGGAGGCGGTTTCGCTCCCGGAACCGCTCGAGGTCGTGGTCGACGTGGGCAACGGCGCGGGCGAGATCACCGCGTCGGTCCTCGACGACCTCGGCTGTTCGGTGACGACGCTGAACGGTCAGCCCGACGGCACCTTCCCGGGGCGGCCGAGCGAGCCGACCCGGGAGACCCTCGGGATGCTGGCGGCGGTCGTCGAGCACACCGACGCGGACCTCGGGATCGGCCACGACGGCGACGCCGACCGGACGATGGCCGTCGACGAGACCGGGACGTTCGTCCCGAAGGACGCGCTGCTCGCGCTGCTCGCCTGCGACGCCGCCGGCGATGGCGACCGCGTCGCCGCCCCGGTCGACACCAGCCTCGCCGTCGAGGACGCCCTGACGGCCCGCGGCGCGTCGCTGACCCGCACGAAGGTCGGCGACGTCTACGTCGCCGAGCGGGCGACCGACGACGGCGTCGTCTTCGGGGGCGAGCCAAGCGGGGCGTGGATCTGGCCGGAGGAGACGCTCTGCCCGGACGGGCCGCTGGCGGCCTGTCGGCTCGCCGAACTCGTCGCCGAGCGGGGGCCGCTGTCGGCGCTGGTCGGCGCGGTCGACACCTACCCCATCCGGCGGACCTCGATCGAGGTCGACGAGAAGGCCGCCGTCGTCGAGCGCCTTCGCGAGCGCGTGCTCGACCGGTACGACGACGTCGACACGTTAGACGGCGTGCGCGTCGACGCCGGGGATGGCTGGTTCCTCCTGCGCGCCAGCGGCACGGAGCCGGTGATCCGCGTCACCGCCGAGGCACGCGAGGAGCGCCGGGCCGAGGAGTTGTACGAGACGGCGACGGCGCTCGTCGCCGACGCGGCCGGCTGA
- a CDS encoding MarR family transcriptional regulator yields MSATDQETDGSTEQRDPAVGDLPPSAKLVYKVLEYEGAMTQEGIAEESRLCPRTVRYALGKLEDRELVSSRVSLEDARQSVYRLAD; encoded by the coding sequence ATGAGCGCAACCGACCAGGAGACGGACGGTAGCACCGAGCAGCGAGACCCCGCCGTCGGGGACCTGCCGCCGAGCGCGAAACTCGTCTACAAGGTCCTCGAGTACGAGGGGGCGATGACCCAGGAGGGCATCGCCGAGGAGTCCCGGCTCTGTCCACGGACGGTCCGGTACGCGCTGGGAAAACTCGAGGATCGAGAACTGGTATCGAGTCGGGTCAGCCTCGAAGACGCGAGACAGTCGGTCTACCGGCTGGCCGACTGA
- a CDS encoding lipid II:glycine glycyltransferase FemX: MSVDVRELDLETDADEWNRYVERSRGTNPFYRAEALALQAEETNTTAHALAGFKGQEAVGLFPVFAYRKGPIRGAFSPPPYAWTCYLGPALLNVDKLKQRKADRRTRRFVEGCLEWIDEELSPMYSKFVVAEFEDLRPFTWNDYDVEPGYTYVVDLDGSEDDLLGRFSSDARSNVRNAPEDDYVVTEGDGDDVERIVEQVRTRYENQNRPFHLSAWFARSLYERLPEGTIRPYVCRSDGEFLGGILVAESETTRYRWQGGVKPDVDVDLSINDLLDWYVMRDGLRDGIDRYDLVGAGVPSINRYKAKFNPRLEPHYTITAGAFGIDLLIDRYQKIR; this comes from the coding sequence ATGAGCGTCGACGTCAGGGAACTCGACCTCGAAACGGACGCCGACGAGTGGAACCGCTACGTCGAACGCTCCCGCGGGACGAACCCCTTCTACCGCGCCGAGGCCCTCGCTTTGCAGGCCGAGGAGACGAACACGACCGCCCACGCCCTCGCCGGCTTCAAGGGTCAGGAGGCGGTCGGGCTCTTCCCCGTCTTCGCCTACCGGAAGGGGCCGATCAGGGGCGCGTTCTCGCCGCCGCCGTACGCGTGGACGTGCTACCTCGGCCCCGCGTTGCTGAACGTCGACAAGCTGAAACAGCGCAAGGCCGACCGGCGGACGCGCCGGTTCGTCGAGGGCTGTCTGGAGTGGATCGACGAGGAACTGTCGCCGATGTACAGCAAGTTCGTCGTCGCCGAGTTCGAGGACCTCCGGCCGTTCACCTGGAACGACTACGACGTTGAACCCGGCTACACCTACGTCGTCGACCTCGACGGGTCCGAGGACGACCTCCTCGGGCGGTTCAGCAGCGACGCCCGCAGCAACGTCCGCAACGCCCCCGAGGACGACTACGTCGTCACGGAGGGCGACGGCGACGACGTCGAGCGGATCGTCGAGCAGGTGCGGACGCGCTACGAGAACCAGAACCGGCCGTTCCACCTGAGCGCGTGGTTCGCCCGCTCGCTGTACGAACGACTTCCCGAGGGGACGATCCGGCCGTACGTCTGTCGGTCCGACGGCGAGTTCCTCGGGGGCATCCTCGTCGCCGAGTCCGAGACGACGCGCTACCGCTGGCAGGGCGGGGTCAAACCCGACGTCGACGTCGACCTCTCGATCAACGACCTGCTGGACTGGTACGTCATGCGCGACGGCCTCCGCGACGGGATCGACCGCTACGACCTCGTCGGCGCCGGGGTCCCGAGTATCAACCGGTACAAGGCGAAGTTCAACCCGCGGCTGGAGCCCCACTACACGATCACCGCCGGCGCGTTCGGCATCGACCTGCTGATCGATCGCTACCAGAAGATCCGGTGA
- a CDS encoding alkaline phosphatase family protein, whose product MEGSDDEMRLLVVGLDAGCRPVLEPLFEAGETPTLRRLFDVGSTGPLESQIPPWTASAWPSLYTGKNPGKHGVFDFLSFDGYDWDVVNATHVRERAVWELLSDHGFSSVVVNVPVTHPAREFDGALIPGMTAPEDPPCHPEGILEDVEVACGGYRVYPQSGPEPHASIEGYERTIELRGEAFRYLCRRFAPDFGFLQFQQTDSVFHERPGDKKAIEAVYRAVDRQLAATLREVDPENVLVVSDHGIGRVRGPEFRVNEFLRARGDVAARSGGEGMPTWSRAWENDLLEGEDAGDHETGALERAMNVAARFGITTQRVAGALDTVGLAEPIGRRVPNDWIRAASEQVDFPESRAYVRSKSELGVRINLEGREPSGQVPESEYESVRADLIDALSDVRTPDGEPMFDAVEPRETYFEGPEIGKAPDILTVPRAFDTAIVAGLDGEQFADPVEPWNHKRTGVVAAAGPAFEEGVSIEGATIFDVAPTICSLFGVPVDAEMDGGALSVVEPSERAEYPDYEPEPITATDDAGVEDRLSDLGYL is encoded by the coding sequence ATGGAAGGTTCGGACGACGAGATGCGGCTCCTGGTCGTCGGCCTCGACGCGGGGTGTCGGCCGGTCCTCGAGCCGCTGTTCGAGGCGGGCGAGACGCCGACGTTGCGTCGGCTGTTCGACGTCGGGTCGACGGGACCGCTCGAGTCCCAGATCCCGCCGTGGACCGCGAGCGCCTGGCCCTCGCTGTACACCGGGAAGAACCCCGGCAAGCACGGCGTCTTCGATTTCCTCTCGTTCGACGGCTACGACTGGGACGTCGTCAACGCCACCCACGTCCGGGAGCGGGCCGTCTGGGAACTGCTGAGCGACCACGGCTTCTCGAGCGTCGTGGTCAACGTCCCCGTCACCCACCCGGCCCGCGAGTTCGACGGGGCGTTGATCCCCGGGATGACCGCGCCGGAGGACCCGCCGTGTCACCCCGAGGGGATTCTCGAAGACGTCGAGGTCGCCTGCGGCGGCTACCGGGTCTACCCCCAGAGCGGCCCGGAGCCACACGCCTCGATCGAGGGCTACGAGCGGACGATCGAACTCCGGGGGGAGGCGTTCCGGTACCTCTGTCGCCGGTTCGCCCCCGACTTCGGCTTCCTGCAGTTCCAGCAGACCGACTCGGTGTTCCACGAGCGACCGGGCGACAAGAAGGCGATCGAGGCCGTCTACCGGGCCGTCGACCGGCAACTCGCCGCGACGCTCCGCGAGGTCGACCCCGAGAACGTCCTCGTCGTCAGCGACCACGGGATCGGGAGGGTCCGCGGCCCCGAGTTCCGCGTCAACGAGTTCCTCCGCGCCCGCGGGGACGTCGCCGCCCGCAGCGGCGGCGAGGGGATGCCCACGTGGTCGCGGGCCTGGGAGAACGACCTCCTCGAGGGCGAGGACGCCGGCGACCACGAGACGGGCGCGCTCGAACGGGCGATGAACGTCGCCGCGCGGTTCGGGATCACGACCCAGCGGGTGGCGGGCGCGCTCGACACCGTCGGCCTCGCGGAACCGATCGGCCGGCGGGTCCCGAACGACTGGATCCGGGCGGCCAGCGAGCAGGTCGACTTCCCCGAGTCGCGGGCGTACGTCCGCTCGAAGAGCGAACTCGGCGTGCGGATCAACCTCGAGGGCCGCGAGCCCAGCGGGCAGGTGCCCGAATCCGAGTACGAGTCGGTCCGCGCGGACCTGATCGATGCGCTGTCGGACGTGCGGACGCCCGACGGCGAGCCGATGTTCGACGCGGTCGAGCCCCGCGAGACGTACTTCGAGGGGCCGGAGATCGGGAAGGCGCCCGATATCCTGACGGTGCCGCGGGCGTTCGACACCGCCATCGTCGCCGGCCTCGACGGCGAGCAGTTCGCCGACCCGGTCGAGCCGTGGAACCACAAGCGCACCGGCGTCGTCGCGGCGGCGGGGCCCGCCTTCGAGGAGGGGGTCTCGATCGAGGGGGCGACCATCTTCGACGTCGCGCCGACGATCTGCTCGCTGTTCGGCGTCCCCGTCGACGCCGAGATGGACGGCGGGGCGCTCTCGGTCGTCGAACCGAGCGAGCGCGCCGAGTACCCCGACTACGAGCCCGAGCCGATCACGGCCACCGACGACGCGGGCGTGGAAGATCGGCTCTCGGATCTGGGCTACCTATGA
- a CDS encoding DegT/DnrJ/EryC1/StrS family aminotransferase — MIGESPSLVAWSLSEPRPADLRSFLDVHADAYECYGSGKVALRDGLAPLSEPGENVLLPAYLPDAVAEPLAELGLEARYYAIEPDLSPDLADLESRVDEGTVAVLTVDYFGFPTPDFEAVAALADERGCYHVDDNAHGALSVHDGTLLGTRGHLGIASLRKLFPVPDGAVLYLGDDGVADRYEPTALAGVADGVDAGDCRFVLKSLAADLLDRNALVKESVESIAGRRGGAGDPGERYEAAKTRMSRLTARVVADVDPSGVRAARRTNYRVWRRLLRDRSDVEPLYETLPEGICPQVFPVRAERPRRLLAALERGGVEAHTWPRLPAVVRGGPAYGTARRLSREVVALPVHQHVEPSAIEEAGAALRR; from the coding sequence ATGATCGGCGAGTCGCCCTCGCTGGTCGCCTGGTCGCTCTCGGAGCCCCGCCCGGCGGACCTCCGGTCGTTCCTCGACGTCCACGCCGACGCCTACGAGTGCTACGGCTCCGGAAAGGTCGCCCTACGAGACGGCCTCGCGCCGCTCTCCGAGCCCGGGGAGAACGTCCTCCTCCCGGCGTACCTCCCCGACGCGGTGGCCGAACCGCTCGCCGAACTCGGCCTCGAAGCGCGTTACTACGCGATCGAACCGGACCTCTCGCCGGACCTCGCGGACCTCGAATCCCGCGTCGACGAGGGGACCGTCGCCGTCCTCACGGTCGACTACTTCGGCTTCCCGACCCCCGACTTCGAGGCGGTGGCGGCGCTCGCCGACGAGCGCGGCTGCTACCACGTCGACGACAACGCCCACGGGGCGCTCAGCGTCCACGACGGGACGCTGCTGGGCACCCGCGGCCACCTCGGCATCGCGAGCCTCCGGAAGCTGTTCCCGGTTCCCGACGGCGCCGTCCTCTACCTCGGCGACGACGGCGTCGCCGACCGCTACGAGCCGACCGCCCTCGCCGGCGTCGCCGACGGGGTCGACGCCGGCGACTGCCGGTTCGTCCTCAAGTCGCTCGCGGCCGACCTGCTCGACCGGAACGCGCTAGTGAAGGAGTCCGTCGAGTCCATCGCTGGCCGCCGCGGCGGCGCCGGCGACCCGGGCGAGCGGTACGAGGCGGCGAAGACGCGGATGTCGCGGCTCACCGCCCGCGTCGTCGCCGACGTCGACCCCTCCGGGGTCCGGGCCGCGAGGCGGACGAACTACCGCGTCTGGCGGCGACTCCTCCGGGACCGGTCCGACGTCGAACCGCTGTACGAGACGCTCCCCGAGGGGATCTGTCCGCAGGTGTTTCCCGTCCGCGCCGAGCGGCCGCGGCGGCTGCTCGCGGCGCTCGAACGCGGCGGCGTCGAGGCTCACACCTGGCCGCGGCTCCCCGCGGTGGTCCGCGGCGGGCCCGCCTACGGGACGGCGCGGCGGCTCTCACGCGAGGTCGTCGCCCTCCCGGTCCACCAGCACGTCGAGCCGTCGGCGATCGAAGAGGCGGGCGCGGCGCTCCGGCGGTGA
- a CDS encoding ATP-binding protein: MSEQREIVVGESERGNEVTLPVVEILTGRGFVTGKSGSGKSNTASVIAEELLDAGFPLLIVDTDGEYYGLKEEYEMLHAGADEECDIQIGPEHAEQMADIALEENVPVILDVSGYLDEEEADELLRETARQLFVKEKKLKKPFLLVVEEVHEYLPQKGGGGETGKMLIKIGKRGRKHGLGILGISQRPADVKKDFITQANWLVWHRLTWDNDTKVVGRIIDTEYAELVSDLDDGQAYVQTDWTDVDVRKVQFRRKRTFDAGATPGLDDFERPDLKSVSDALVGDLEEISERKRTEESRIEELEAELERRESRIEELQAELDSARDVSEAARRMADALSQPETVQSQLPDGGGGQLRRLHDELVELEERRDELHDELDDVRAERDALRAERDELERRLDARTQRVESLESENEALRERLRELADTAGTADEDGARIIHGDGDALEFGYTDPDAASTADDAGADGLPGITVAAEERPLSELLESPRIAERLASAAADSRCSEADAGRLVTELVRDGPMETGRLARRVERSTVAVQSLLSELRTRSVLDRVSEGTYAVDDGFLEELASLEYDG; this comes from the coding sequence GTGAGCGAGCAGCGCGAGATCGTCGTCGGCGAGTCCGAACGCGGCAACGAGGTGACGCTGCCTGTCGTCGAGATACTGACGGGACGGGGGTTCGTCACCGGCAAGTCCGGCAGCGGGAAGTCGAACACGGCGTCGGTGATCGCCGAGGAACTGCTCGACGCCGGCTTCCCGCTCCTGATCGTCGACACCGACGGGGAGTACTACGGTCTGAAAGAGGAGTACGAGATGCTCCACGCCGGCGCCGACGAGGAGTGTGACATCCAGATCGGCCCCGAACACGCCGAGCAGATGGCGGACATCGCCCTGGAGGAGAACGTGCCGGTCATCCTCGACGTCTCCGGCTACCTCGACGAGGAGGAGGCCGACGAACTCCTGCGCGAGACGGCCCGACAGCTGTTCGTCAAGGAGAAGAAGCTCAAGAAGCCGTTCCTGCTGGTCGTCGAGGAGGTCCACGAGTACCTCCCGCAGAAAGGTGGCGGCGGCGAGACGGGCAAGATGCTGATCAAGATCGGCAAGCGCGGGCGCAAACACGGCCTCGGCATCCTCGGGATCAGCCAGCGACCGGCCGACGTCAAGAAGGACTTCATCACGCAGGCGAACTGGCTCGTCTGGCACCGGCTCACGTGGGACAACGACACGAAGGTCGTCGGCCGCATCATCGACACCGAGTACGCCGAACTCGTCTCCGACCTCGACGACGGGCAGGCGTACGTCCAGACCGACTGGACCGACGTCGACGTCCGCAAGGTGCAGTTCCGGCGCAAGCGGACGTTCGACGCCGGCGCGACGCCCGGCCTCGACGACTTCGAACGGCCCGATCTCAAGTCCGTCTCCGACGCGCTCGTCGGCGACCTCGAGGAGATATCCGAGCGCAAGCGAACCGAGGAGAGCCGGATCGAGGAACTGGAGGCCGAACTCGAACGCCGCGAGTCGCGGATCGAGGAGTTGCAGGCGGAACTCGACTCCGCCCGCGACGTCTCCGAGGCGGCCCGCCGGATGGCCGACGCGCTCAGCCAGCCGGAGACGGTCCAGAGCCAGCTTCCGGACGGCGGCGGCGGGCAGTTGCGTCGGCTCCACGACGAACTCGTCGAACTGGAGGAACGCCGCGACGAACTCCACGACGAACTGGACGACGTGCGGGCCGAACGCGACGCCCTCCGGGCCGAACGCGACGAACTCGAACGGAGACTCGACGCCCGCACCCAGCGGGTCGAGTCGCTCGAAAGCGAGAACGAGGCCCTCCGGGAGCGCCTGCGGGAACTCGCCGACACGGCGGGGACGGCAGACGAGGACGGGGCGCGGATCATCCACGGCGACGGCGACGCCCTGGAGTTCGGCTACACCGACCCCGACGCGGCGTCGACGGCCGATGACGCCGGTGCGGACGGCCTGCCGGGGATCACGGTCGCCGCCGAGGAGCGCCCGCTCTCGGAACTGCTGGAGAGCCCGCGGATCGCCGAGCGCCTCGCGAGCGCGGCCGCCGACTCGCGCTGCTCGGAGGCCGACGCCGGACGGCTCGTGACCGAACTGGTCCGCGACGGCCCGATGGAAACCGGGCGGCTCGCGCGCCGGGTCGAGCGCTCGACGGTGGCCGTCCAGAGCCTGCTCTCGGAACTGCGCACGCGTTCGGTGCTCGACCGGGTGAGCGAGGGGACCTACGCCGTCGACGACGGGTTCCTCGAAGAACTCGCGTCCCTCGAGTACGACGGCTGA